A stretch of DNA from Luteolibacter sp. Y139:
CGAAGGGGCTCATCGGCGGCGCGCCGGGCGAGTGGATCTTCTCGCGCTTGGCCTTGTCGCGGAGGCGCAGGAGCAGGTCGGGGATGGGGATGTCGACCGGGCAGACTTCATTGCAGGCGCCGCATAGCGACGAGGCTTTCGGCAGGTCGGCGAGTTCGGGGAATTCCTTGCCAGCAAGGAGTGGTGAAAGGACTGCACCGACGGGTCCGCCGTAGGTGGCGCGGTAGGCGTGGCCGGAAGCCTGACGATAGACCGGGCAGACGTTCTGGCAGGCGGAGCAGCGGATGCAGCGCAGGATTTCGCGGCAGTTCGACTCGAGCACGTCGGTGCGGCCGTTGTTGAGGAAGACGACGTGCATTTCCTCGGGGCCGGAGGGCTGGGAGGTGTCCTTCGGGCCCGAGATGAATTCGGTGTAAACGGTGAGCTGCTGGCCGGTGGCACTGCGGCCTAACAGATTGAGGAAAACCGCCAGATCCTTGTCGGTGGGCACGAGCTTTTCGATGCCCACGAGTGCGATGTGGACCTTTGAGGGGGCCATCCCGAAGCGCGAGTTGCCTTCGTTCGTCACCAATACCAGGCGGCCACTCTCGGCGGAGATGAAGTTGCCGCCGGTGATGACGGCCTCGGCCTGCATGTATTTCTCGCGGAGGAAGACCCGGGCGCGGCGGGTGATCGTTTCCGGATCGTCGTTGTAGTCGGCGGCGATGCCTTCGCGCTGGAAAGTACGGGCGATCTCGCGGCGGTTCTTGTGAATGATCGGCCGGACGATGTGCGAGGGCACGTCGTCATCGAGCTGGATGATGAACTCGCCGAGGTCGGACTCCAGGCACTCGATGCCGTGCTCGATGAGATAGGGATTGAGGTGAATCTCCTCCGCTGCCATCGACTTCGATTTGGTCAGCTTCGAGATGCCACGGTCCTTCAGGATGGAAAGGATGGTCGCCTTCGCGTCATCGCCGGTATCGGCGAAGTGGACCTGCACGCCATTGCGCTGGAGCGAGACTTCGGCCTGCTCCAGGTAGCTGTCCAGGTGGTGCAGCGTGTGGTCCTTGATCTTGCCGGCCAGCTTGCGCAATTCATCGG
This window harbors:
- a CDS encoding lactate utilization protein B; protein product: MIDHQLIDTYAREISEEKQTSVISGSAASTDKRYTVLFKDYENPDELRKLAGKIKDHTLHHLDSYLEQAEVSLQRNGVQVHFADTGDDAKATILSILKDRGISKLTKSKSMAAEEIHLNPYLIEHGIECLESDLGEFIIQLDDDVPSHIVRPIIHKNRREIARTFQREGIAADYNDDPETITRRARVFLREKYMQAEAVITGGNFISAESGRLVLVTNEGNSRFGMAPSKVHIALVGIEKLVPTDKDLAVFLNLLGRSATGQQLTVYTEFISGPKDTSQPSGPEEMHVVFLNNGRTDVLESNCREILRCIRCSACQNVCPVYRQASGHAYRATYGGPVGAVLSPLLAGKEFPELADLPKASSLCGACNEVCPVDIPIPDLLLRLRDKAKREKIHSPGAPPMSPFATLATTPSLWRTAMTMSKAMNHLPIQVAPVKPLQEWLGQRTLPEWHGGDFRKWFNSRSNKSKQS